One Peribacillus simplex NBRC 15720 = DSM 1321 genomic region harbors:
- the hutI gene encoding imidazolonepropionase: MTKPIWIKHATQLATLTADRKGPRSKEAMSELGLIEDGSIWMESGLIQAIGTTKELEELYADRMHEAEVFDATGHLVTPGLVDPHTHVVYGGSREREFEMRLEGATYMDIMNGGGGIHATTRMTREASEEELMEQTIRRLDSFLAHGVTTVEGKSGYGMNLETELKQLRVMKKLQEEHPIDLVPTFMGAHAVPKDYKGREDEFVDHLINDMLPIVSEEKLAEFNDVFCEKGVFTPEQSERILKAGKKYGLIPKIHADEIEPYGGAELAAKIGAISAEHLLKASEEGIQAMAKSGTIACLLPATALYLREDAAPGRRMVDEGVAVAISTDCNPGSSPTTSMPLVMNLACISMRLTPAEALTAATYNAACAINRQEKIGSLEVGKQADVVLWNVENYQELQYLFGVNHVKTVWKNGVQVVNDRVKTDAKSLTGL; the protein is encoded by the coding sequence ATGACAAAACCAATTTGGATAAAACATGCCACTCAACTTGCTACCCTCACCGCTGATAGGAAAGGTCCTCGTTCCAAAGAGGCAATGTCGGAGCTTGGGTTGATTGAAGATGGAAGTATATGGATGGAATCTGGTTTGATCCAAGCGATCGGTACGACCAAAGAATTGGAAGAACTCTATGCAGATAGAATGCATGAAGCTGAAGTCTTTGATGCAACTGGCCATTTGGTGACACCTGGGCTAGTTGATCCACATACGCATGTTGTATATGGCGGGAGCCGTGAGCGTGAATTTGAAATGCGTCTTGAAGGTGCAACATATATGGACATCATGAACGGAGGTGGGGGCATTCATGCAACCACCCGCATGACAAGGGAAGCAAGTGAAGAAGAGTTGATGGAACAAACCATACGACGCCTTGATTCGTTTCTCGCTCATGGCGTGACTACAGTAGAAGGTAAAAGCGGTTATGGAATGAATTTGGAAACCGAATTGAAGCAGTTGCGGGTGATGAAGAAGTTACAGGAAGAGCATCCGATTGATTTAGTTCCTACCTTTATGGGAGCCCATGCGGTCCCAAAAGATTATAAAGGCCGTGAGGATGAATTTGTTGATCATCTGATTAATGATATGCTTCCAATCGTCTCTGAAGAAAAGCTTGCTGAATTCAATGATGTATTTTGTGAAAAGGGGGTTTTTACCCCTGAACAATCAGAGCGGATTTTAAAGGCGGGGAAAAAGTACGGCTTGATCCCTAAAATTCATGCCGATGAAATTGAGCCATACGGGGGAGCAGAACTAGCTGCCAAAATAGGGGCTATTTCAGCTGAGCATTTATTAAAGGCTTCCGAAGAGGGAATTCAAGCCATGGCTAAGTCAGGAACCATTGCCTGCTTGCTTCCAGCCACAGCTTTGTATTTAAGAGAAGATGCGGCCCCAGGACGCCGAATGGTTGATGAAGGTGTAGCTGTTGCCATTTCGACCGATTGCAATCCTGGATCCTCACCGACGACTTCTATGCCACTTGTCATGAATCTGGCATGCATCTCGATGCGGCTTACTCCTGCTGAAGCGCTTACGGCGGCAACATACAATGCTGCTTGTGCAATCAACAGACAAGAGAAGATAGGTTCGCTTGAAGTAGGAAAACAAGCGGATGTCGTTTTATGGAATGTTGAAAACTACCAGGAATTGCAATATTTATTTGGGGTTAATCATGTTAAGACTGTATGGAAAAACGGTGTTCAAGTTGTGAATGACAGAGTGAAGACTGATGCCAAAAGCCTGACTGGCCTTTAA
- a CDS encoding MFS transporter, with translation MNEQKFTIDDAPFNKFHFRIAGLTFGSSFCDGYSLGIIAMALTVFGPQMNMNAMWTGLIGSSALIGLFAGSLILGRLSDRVGRQKIFLVNFLLITVATILQFFVSGPEELFILRLLIGFGLGGDYAVGTTLLAEFSPKKYRSSLLASINVVWTLGYVASNFVGHYLGQVGSDSWRWMLVSAAIPAIVVLILRIGTPESPRWLVSMGRVEEARQIVKKHLGSNVEMGETITGTENQKTLGFRGLFSKKLRKRTAFGGIFKLTLVIPYFAIYTFLPSILSTMGFEQNFFADTMLNLFLLVGAIFGLWLLAKFSRRGFTIGAFTILTVSLFSLSFLHNGSQFLMLIAFLIFTFFMSAASNLTLVYPAELFPTEIRGSGIGMVTAISRIGSAIGTFLLPVSLSSFGLSASMAGMAAILLIGLIVSIAWAPETKNLSLHEASDPLLEAGNLSKGTDIPFTENKKIT, from the coding sequence TTGAACGAACAAAAATTCACTATAGACGATGCCCCATTTAATAAGTTTCATTTTCGAATTGCTGGACTTACATTCGGTTCAAGCTTCTGTGATGGCTATTCCCTTGGGATCATTGCGATGGCATTGACAGTATTCGGGCCTCAAATGAACATGAATGCAATGTGGACAGGACTGATCGGCAGTTCCGCTTTAATCGGTCTTTTTGCCGGATCTTTAATACTTGGAAGACTTTCTGATCGTGTAGGCAGACAGAAAATCTTTCTCGTAAACTTTTTACTTATCACGGTAGCTACTATTTTACAATTTTTTGTTAGTGGTCCAGAAGAACTTTTCATTTTACGGTTACTAATTGGTTTTGGACTTGGAGGAGATTATGCCGTCGGTACGACTCTACTCGCCGAGTTTTCACCAAAAAAGTATCGTTCCTCGCTCCTCGCATCTATAAACGTAGTATGGACGCTTGGATATGTAGCATCAAACTTTGTTGGTCATTACCTGGGACAGGTTGGTTCAGACTCATGGCGTTGGATGCTTGTTAGTGCTGCGATTCCGGCTATTGTGGTTTTAATCTTAAGAATAGGAACGCCTGAATCACCAAGATGGCTTGTCAGCATGGGGCGTGTCGAAGAAGCTCGCCAGATTGTAAAAAAACACCTTGGATCAAACGTTGAAATGGGAGAAACGATTACTGGTACTGAAAATCAAAAGACTCTAGGATTTCGTGGACTTTTCAGTAAAAAGCTTCGTAAGCGTACGGCTTTTGGTGGAATATTCAAATTAACTCTTGTTATTCCGTACTTCGCAATCTACACTTTCCTTCCGTCTATACTAAGTACAATGGGTTTTGAACAAAACTTTTTTGCCGATACCATGTTAAATCTATTCTTGCTTGTTGGGGCAATTTTTGGTCTTTGGTTGCTTGCAAAATTTTCTCGTAGAGGATTTACCATCGGGGCTTTCACGATCCTTACCGTTTCATTGTTTTCACTCAGCTTCTTACACAATGGTTCTCAATTCTTAATGTTGATAGCCTTCTTGATCTTTACTTTTTTCATGTCAGCAGCATCAAACCTTACATTAGTATACCCAGCAGAGCTTTTTCCAACTGAGATCCGTGGATCTGGAATAGGTATGGTTACGGCAATTAGTCGAATTGGTTCTGCGATTGGAACATTTCTGCTGCCTGTTTCTTTAAGTTCATTTGGATTAAGTGCTTCAATGGCAGGAATGGCAGCAATTCTGCTGATTGGCTTGATCGTATCGATAGCCTGGGCACCTGAAACGAAGAATCTTTCTTTGCATGAAGCAAGTGACCCTTTGCTAGAAGCGGGAAACTTATCGAAGGGAACCGATATTCCCTTTACAGAAAATAAGAAAATAACATAA
- the pxpB gene encoding 5-oxoprolinase subunit PxpB yields MPEKLLNKTTCILSPLGDSAIVITFGNEIKYDIHKKIKMFMDLLEDEPFVGFIECVPAFTNLTVFYDPLVIYKKQKQSNNDEFISPYEVVRSIMERKLQWLKEDKKLTHRTVSIPVCYGGEYGPDLEYVARYNNLTTDEVIHIHSNGEYLAYMIGFAPGFPFLGGLSEKIATPRRSSPRMTIPTGAVGIAGMQTGVYPISTPGGWQLIGQTPTKLFLPDVNPPSLLQAGDIVKFHPISNQEYNEIILKEGLQ; encoded by the coding sequence ATGCCGGAAAAGCTTTTGAATAAAACTACATGCATACTGTCTCCCTTAGGCGATTCCGCAATCGTGATTACATTTGGGAATGAAATTAAATACGACATTCACAAAAAAATTAAAATGTTTATGGATTTGCTTGAAGATGAACCTTTTGTTGGATTTATAGAATGTGTGCCGGCTTTTACAAATTTGACAGTTTTTTATGATCCTCTAGTTATCTATAAGAAACAAAAACAAAGCAATAATGATGAATTTATTTCTCCATATGAAGTGGTTCGTTCTATCATGGAAAGGAAACTACAGTGGTTAAAAGAAGATAAAAAGCTGACACACCGAACTGTTTCTATTCCTGTATGTTATGGGGGGGAATATGGCCCGGATTTGGAATATGTAGCTCGTTATAATAATTTAACTACTGATGAAGTCATCCATATTCATTCAAATGGTGAGTACTTAGCCTATATGATTGGATTTGCTCCAGGTTTTCCGTTTCTCGGTGGACTATCAGAAAAAATTGCAACACCTAGACGATCTTCTCCTAGAATGACCATACCAACAGGAGCAGTTGGAATTGCAGGTATGCAAACGGGTGTATATCCAATATCTACGCCTGGAGGGTGGCAATTAATTGGACAAACGCCAACCAAACTATTCTTACCAGATGTAAATCCTCCAAGCCTATTACAAGCAGGAGACATTGTGAAATTCCATCCAATTTCTAATCAAGAGTATAATGAAATTATTCTTAAGGAGGGGTTACAGTGA
- a CDS encoding 5-oxoprolinase subunit PxpA yields the protein MNTVDLNCDLGESFGTYRIGNDAEILDYVTSVNVACGFHAGDPTVMRKTVQLALEKEVKIGAHPGFQDLIGFGRRNMNISPQEACDIVVYQIGALNGFLQSEGGNMQHVKPHGALYNMAAKNKELSFAIAEAVYKINPELILFGLSGSELIRAGQTIGLQTASEVFADRTYQQDGSLTSRMKAHAMIENDDDAVAQVIRMVKEGKVLSQQGTDVALKADTICIHGDGAHALTFARHVKKSLEISEITVKSIST from the coding sequence ATGAATACAGTTGATTTGAATTGTGATTTAGGAGAGAGCTTTGGCACATATCGAATTGGAAATGATGCAGAGATTTTGGATTATGTAACATCTGTCAATGTTGCTTGTGGATTTCATGCTGGCGATCCGACCGTTATGAGAAAAACGGTTCAGCTTGCTTTAGAGAAAGAAGTAAAAATCGGAGCCCACCCAGGTTTCCAGGATTTAATAGGTTTTGGCAGACGCAATATGAATATTTCACCACAGGAAGCTTGTGATATTGTTGTCTATCAAATTGGTGCATTAAATGGCTTTTTGCAATCTGAAGGCGGGAATATGCAACATGTTAAACCACATGGTGCTTTGTACAATATGGCGGCAAAGAATAAAGAGTTGTCTTTTGCCATAGCTGAAGCTGTATACAAAATTAATCCTGAGCTCATTTTATTTGGCTTGTCGGGCAGTGAATTAATACGTGCTGGACAGACCATTGGATTACAAACGGCTAGTGAAGTGTTTGCGGATCGGACATATCAACAAGATGGTTCATTGACTTCTCGTATGAAAGCGCATGCAATGATAGAAAATGATGATGATGCTGTTGCACAAGTAATTCGAATGGTTAAAGAAGGAAAGGTTTTATCACAGCAAGGAACTGATGTGGCTTTAAAGGCAGATACAATTTGTATTCATGGAGACGGAGCACATGCTTTAACCTTTGCTCGTCATGTAAAAAAATCCTTAGAAATATCTGAAATTACAGTTAAGTCTATTTCTACATAA
- the solA gene encoding N-methyl-L-tryptophan oxidase, with translation MHYDVIVIGAGSMGMSSGYYLAKNGQKVLLLDSFAPPHNKGSHHGETRIIRHAYGEGREYISLALKSQKLWGELERNSGKQLFLPTGVLNAGSENSTFIKQVKAGSKEYGLPMKILDSHEIHDRWPGITLPEDYIGCYESTSGVLKSEECLRAYQQLVKSHGADIIVNSEVRKIVVHGNGVTIKTDEQTFHSESLVVAVGAWAPKILAMLDLNLPLEPIRKTFAWFHANEKLYNHNDFPAFTFDTSIGTYYGFPSINGSGLKIGRHDGGNRINPDGCIEGFGELDEDEGDLVKFLQKYMPADQKMKYGKTCIYTMTPDEHFIVDKHPYYPHIAIAAGFSGHGFKFSSVMGEILSDLIISGTSKEDISLFSINRFN, from the coding sequence ATGCACTATGATGTAATTGTAATTGGAGCTGGATCTATGGGAATGTCCTCAGGTTACTATCTGGCGAAAAATGGACAAAAAGTATTGTTATTGGATTCCTTTGCTCCTCCTCATAATAAGGGCAGCCATCACGGGGAAACAAGAATTATTAGACATGCTTATGGTGAAGGTAGGGAGTATATTTCTTTGGCACTTAAATCCCAAAAGCTATGGGGTGAATTGGAAAGAAATTCGGGAAAACAATTATTTCTTCCAACGGGGGTACTGAATGCTGGAAGCGAAAATTCCACTTTCATTAAACAAGTGAAAGCGGGCTCAAAGGAGTATGGTTTACCAATGAAAATCTTGGATTCACATGAAATTCATGATAGATGGCCAGGCATAACACTGCCAGAAGACTACATTGGGTGCTATGAATCGACTTCGGGCGTGTTGAAAAGTGAGGAGTGCTTAAGAGCGTATCAACAACTTGTGAAATCCCATGGTGCTGACATCATTGTAAACAGTGAAGTAAGGAAGATAGTTGTTCATGGCAATGGGGTCACGATTAAAACGGATGAACAGACATTCCACTCAGAATCTTTAGTGGTTGCAGTTGGAGCGTGGGCCCCGAAAATATTGGCGATGTTAGATTTGAATCTGCCGCTGGAACCCATTAGAAAAACATTTGCCTGGTTTCATGCAAATGAAAAATTATATAATCATAATGATTTTCCAGCTTTTACTTTTGATACTTCAATTGGTACATACTATGGCTTTCCTAGTATAAATGGTTCTGGATTGAAAATAGGGAGACATGATGGAGGAAATCGTATAAATCCTGATGGCTGTATTGAGGGGTTTGGTGAATTGGATGAAGATGAGGGAGATTTGGTGAAATTTTTGCAGAAATATATGCCTGCTGATCAAAAAATGAAATATGGGAAAACTTGCATCTACACCATGACCCCTGATGAGCATTTTATAGTGGATAAACATCCTTATTATCCACATATTGCAATAGCAGCAGGTTTCTCTGGACACGGGTTTAAATTCAGCAGTGTCATGGGGGAAATTTTGAGTGACTTGATTATCTCCGGTACGAGCAAGGAAGATATATCATTGTTTTCTATTAATCGATTTAATTAA
- the hutH gene encoding histidine ammonia-lyase — MITPDFLHPKDIKEVALGDGAVSIEEIIAVARYGAKVTFTEAYCERVDKSRSLIEKFLEDNRLIYGVTTGFGSNMTEVISPQDAETLQRNIVRSHAVSVGEPLEKEVVRAIQLMILVNLGQGYSGVRLQVLKLIASLLNHDILPYVPGEGSVGYLSPEAHMSLLVIGEGRAWYNDELLPGKDALAQSGLKPVTLGCKEGLALISGTASVTAMAVLALYNSMQAAKTADITGAMSLEVLKGTIKAFDPRPHALKKHEEQAKTARNVTRILEGSQIIDTYKEHRLQDALSLRCIPQVHGAIKRVLKDAAVSIENEMNSVSDNPLIFPEEEDGIALMAGNFDGSFVGIYADTISIALANLAKITERRIDRLVNHHLSELPNFLVVNPGLNSGYMIPQYTAAGLLNEIRVLSHPATIDNIPTCANQEDVISFAYFAAKKAYRISKKLEYILAIELMTATQAMDFHLPLKPSPVTERVYHLVRTEVPKVEEDRFFHPDIEAIYRQIHEGEIVKLVEMSIGEIEF; from the coding sequence ATGATAACGCCCGATTTTTTACACCCTAAAGATATTAAAGAGGTTGCACTAGGTGATGGTGCAGTCTCAATCGAAGAGATAATAGCGGTTGCAAGATATGGTGCAAAAGTTACTTTCACCGAGGCATATTGTGAAAGGGTGGATAAATCACGAAGCTTAATAGAAAAGTTTTTAGAAGATAATAGATTGATTTACGGTGTAACGACGGGTTTTGGCAGTAATATGACAGAAGTGATTTCTCCACAAGACGCAGAAACCCTTCAACGGAATATAGTTCGTTCACATGCTGTTTCAGTAGGGGAACCTCTTGAAAAAGAAGTCGTAAGAGCCATTCAATTGATGATACTCGTGAATTTAGGCCAGGGTTATTCAGGGGTCCGGTTACAAGTTTTAAAGCTTATCGCTTCACTGTTAAATCACGATATACTTCCCTATGTTCCAGGTGAGGGGTCAGTGGGGTATCTGTCTCCTGAAGCCCACATGTCCTTATTGGTGATCGGGGAGGGACGGGCGTGGTACAATGATGAGCTTCTTCCGGGAAAGGATGCGTTAGCACAATCTGGATTGAAGCCAGTTACGCTTGGGTGTAAGGAAGGACTTGCTCTTATAAGCGGAACTGCTTCCGTCACTGCGATGGCTGTCCTGGCTTTATACAATAGCATGCAAGCAGCAAAAACCGCGGACATTACGGGAGCTATGTCATTAGAAGTGCTAAAAGGTACAATAAAAGCATTTGATCCCCGTCCACATGCATTGAAAAAACATGAGGAACAGGCTAAGACAGCCAGAAATGTAACAAGGATCCTTGAAGGCAGCCAAATCATTGATACTTACAAGGAACATAGATTACAAGATGCACTTAGCTTACGATGCATTCCACAAGTCCATGGAGCCATAAAAAGAGTATTGAAAGACGCTGCTGTTTCAATCGAGAATGAAATGAACTCTGTAAGTGACAATCCTCTGATTTTTCCGGAAGAGGAAGATGGAATTGCACTAATGGCTGGGAATTTTGATGGGTCATTTGTTGGGATATACGCGGATACGATTTCCATTGCGTTAGCAAACTTAGCAAAAATAACAGAACGCAGAATAGATCGGCTTGTAAACCATCACCTTAGTGAATTACCTAATTTCTTAGTGGTTAATCCAGGTTTAAATAGTGGCTACATGATTCCACAATATACAGCTGCCGGGCTATTAAATGAAATCAGGGTGCTCTCGCACCCAGCCACAATAGATAATATCCCTACATGCGCAAACCAAGAAGACGTGATAAGTTTTGCCTATTTCGCTGCGAAGAAAGCTTATCGGATTTCGAAGAAACTTGAATATATTTTAGCCATTGAACTGATGACGGCAACGCAAGCGATGGATTTTCATCTACCATTGAAACCGTCGCCGGTTACGGAGAGGGTATATCATTTAGTTCGGACCGAAGTCCCGAAGGTTGAAGAAGATCGCTTTTTCCATCCTGACATTGAAGCGATTTATAGGCAAATTCATGAAGGTGAAATAGTGAAGCTCGTTGAAATGTCGATCGGGGAAATAGAGTTCTAA
- a CDS encoding biotin-dependent carboxyltransferase family protein, giving the protein MSLRVIKPGLLTSIQDLGRKGFQQHGVIVSGAMDAYSLRIANMLVGNKEGEAAMEITLMGPTLKIEKNCLIAITGGNLSPTIDSQAVPMWKPVYVKKGSILRFAGCKSGCRTYLSVAGGYAISTVMNSKSTYLRGEIGGYKGRALKVDDVVDFNETSTILDNREFKEAFIAPKWFVNEKEFMPSRMPVIRFIDGSQYDYFTDSSKVSFAENLFKVSNQSDRMGYRISGPLLELQDKRELLSEAVTNGSVQVPPDGNPIILLADSQTTGGYPKIAQVITADLPLIAQVKPGEAIQFLRVTLKEAEQHFLQKEQQLKDLKVSISLALKNSM; this is encoded by the coding sequence GTGAGCCTGCGTGTAATCAAACCGGGATTATTAACTAGTATTCAGGATCTTGGAAGAAAAGGGTTTCAGCAACATGGAGTGATTGTAAGCGGCGCAATGGATGCATATTCCCTACGAATTGCCAATATGTTAGTTGGCAATAAAGAAGGTGAAGCTGCCATGGAAATTACGTTAATGGGTCCGACTCTTAAAATAGAAAAAAATTGCTTGATAGCGATAACAGGTGGAAATTTATCACCTACTATTGACAGTCAAGCTGTTCCAATGTGGAAGCCTGTTTATGTAAAAAAAGGCTCTATTCTTCGATTCGCGGGATGTAAATCAGGTTGTAGGACTTATTTGTCTGTAGCGGGAGGATACGCTATTTCTACAGTTATGAATAGTAAAAGTACATATCTAAGAGGGGAAATTGGGGGATATAAGGGAAGAGCATTAAAAGTAGATGATGTTGTGGATTTTAATGAAACTTCTACGATTCTAGATAACCGGGAGTTTAAAGAAGCGTTTATCGCTCCAAAGTGGTTTGTCAATGAAAAGGAGTTTATGCCAAGTCGCATGCCAGTTATTCGTTTCATAGATGGAAGCCAGTACGATTATTTTACGGACTCTAGTAAAGTTAGTTTTGCAGAGAATTTGTTTAAAGTTTCAAACCAATCTGATCGTATGGGCTATAGAATATCAGGTCCTTTGTTAGAGTTACAGGATAAAAGGGAGCTATTGTCTGAAGCAGTAACTAACGGGTCTGTTCAAGTTCCTCCTGATGGAAACCCTATTATTCTTCTTGCGGATAGCCAAACAACGGGAGGGTATCCTAAGATAGCTCAAGTGATTACTGCAGATTTACCATTAATTGCTCAGGTCAAACCAGGGGAAGCTATTCAATTTTTACGAGTAACCTTAAAAGAAGCCGAGCAGCATTTCCTTCAAAAAGAACAACAATTAAAAGATTTAAAGGTTTCGATTTCATTAGCTCTAAAAAACAGCATGTAA
- a CDS encoding NRAMP family divalent metal transporter, producing MATSAIGPGFLMQTTVYTQSLAASFGFVILISVILDIFAQTNVWRIIAVSEKRGQEIANMVLPGLGYVLAALIVMGGLAFNIGNIAGAGLGLNAMIGISPTTGAAISAVIAVLIFVVKEAGKAMDRFTQIAGFFMICLMIYVAWTTSPPVGEAVVKTFAPDKIDIIAIVTLVGGSVGGYITFAGGHRLLDAGVKGVGALPQVTKSSVMGILITTVMRVALFLAVLGVVSKGLQIDSENPAASVFQLAAGNVGYKMFGIVMWAAAITSVVGAAYTSVSFIRTFSEKINKKANWIIIGFIVVSTICFLLIGQPVKVLLVVGAINGLILPIALGTLLIAAYKKNIVGDYKHPLWLTISGVFVVIIMALMGVYTLMKQLPALF from the coding sequence ATGGCAACATCAGCCATAGGACCAGGTTTTTTAATGCAGACAACTGTTTATACCCAAAGTCTTGCAGCAAGTTTTGGGTTTGTTATCCTTATTTCAGTTATTCTTGATATTTTTGCACAAACAAATGTATGGCGCATTATTGCTGTATCTGAAAAACGAGGACAAGAGATTGCAAACATGGTTCTTCCAGGACTAGGTTATGTTCTAGCGGCACTCATAGTTATGGGGGGGCTAGCATTTAATATAGGGAACATCGCAGGAGCTGGACTTGGTCTAAATGCGATGATTGGAATTTCCCCAACAACTGGAGCAGCAATTAGTGCAGTTATTGCAGTATTAATATTTGTAGTAAAAGAAGCGGGAAAAGCTATGGACCGCTTTACACAAATCGCAGGCTTTTTTATGATCTGTTTGATGATATATGTTGCATGGACAACTTCTCCTCCAGTTGGAGAAGCAGTAGTGAAGACATTTGCACCTGATAAGATTGATATTATCGCAATCGTTACATTAGTTGGGGGATCTGTGGGTGGCTATATTACATTTGCTGGCGGTCATCGTCTATTGGATGCAGGAGTGAAAGGTGTCGGAGCACTGCCACAAGTAACAAAGAGTTCAGTAATGGGTATTTTAATAACCACAGTTATGCGAGTTGCATTATTTTTAGCAGTTCTAGGTGTTGTATCTAAAGGCTTGCAAATTGATTCAGAAAACCCTGCGGCATCCGTTTTTCAACTTGCTGCTGGAAATGTAGGTTATAAAATGTTTGGTATTGTTATGTGGGCTGCAGCAATCACATCAGTAGTTGGTGCTGCATATACTTCTGTTTCGTTTATCAGAACATTCAGCGAAAAAATAAATAAAAAGGCTAACTGGATTATCATTGGCTTTATAGTCGTATCGACCATTTGCTTTCTATTAATTGGTCAACCGGTTAAAGTACTACTTGTAGTAGGGGCAATTAATGGTCTGATTTTACCAATTGCACTTGGTACACTTTTAATTGCGGCATATAAGAAGAATATTGTGGGTGATTATAAACATCCTTTATGGTTGACGATTTCCGGCGTATTTGTGGTAATCATCATGGCGTTAATGGGCGTATATACATTAATGAAACAACTGCCCGCTCTTTTTTAA
- a CDS encoding putative hydro-lyase: MIDLSQATPAELRAMIRNNELIKPTAGMANGYAQANLAILKKEHAFDFLLFCQRNPKSCPLLDVTEIGSPIPKFAAQSGDIRTDIPKYRIYKYGELMEEVTDISDYWEDDMVGFLIGCSFTFEHALLNNDISIRHIEENSNVPMYKTNISCVEAGIFHGKMVASMRPIPQKDVVRAAQVTSRFPAVHGGPIHIGDPEAIGVSNIQQPDFGDAVTIREGEVPVFWACGVTPQSIAMETKPAIMITHAPGHMFITDIRDEKLGVL, encoded by the coding sequence ATGATCGATCTTTCTCAAGCTACCCCGGCTGAATTGCGCGCAATGATCCGCAACAATGAATTGATTAAGCCAACTGCTGGAATGGCAAACGGATATGCACAAGCAAACTTGGCCATCTTAAAAAAAGAGCATGCTTTTGATTTTTTATTGTTTTGTCAGCGTAATCCTAAGTCTTGTCCACTTCTAGACGTAACAGAAATTGGTTCTCCTATTCCTAAATTTGCTGCTCAGTCTGGTGATATACGTACAGATATTCCAAAATACCGGATATATAAATACGGTGAATTAATGGAAGAAGTAACGGATATTTCAGATTATTGGGAAGATGATATGGTTGGGTTTTTAATCGGTTGCAGCTTTACATTTGAACATGCCCTTTTAAACAACGATATTTCCATTCGTCATATTGAAGAGAACAGTAATGTACCGATGTATAAAACGAATATTTCATGTGTTGAAGCAGGGATATTTCACGGGAAAATGGTAGCGAGCATGCGTCCGATTCCTCAGAAAGATGTGGTGCGAGCGGCTCAAGTTACATCGCGTTTTCCTGCTGTTCATGGTGGTCCAATCCATATTGGAGATCCGGAGGCGATTGGTGTTTCTAACATACAGCAACCTGATTTTGGTGATGCAGTAACGATTCGTGAAGGAGAAGTGCCGGTCTTCTGGGCTTGTGGAGTAACGCCTCAATCTATCGCAATGGAAACAAAACCGGCGATTATGATTACGCATGCACCAGGACATATGTTTATAACGGATATCCGTGATGAAAAATTAGGCGTTTTATAA